GTGATTTGTTCTTAATGGGGTACAATTATAATCAGATGAGTTCACTGACATACTTTGTCAGCACTTTCCAGGCACACGTGGCAGCTCCTATTACTCTTTTTATAGTATTAGCATTCTGTTGAAAATATACttgatatatactgtacattttacACCAATGTGCAGACTATAGTTGCAGGATATATGAGTTATTGGGGAAAGAAAAACCTCTTTGCATGTTTGGATGTCAGGTTTATAGGGAAAAATTTACTGTAAGCTCAAAGGGAAATTACAACATGCCACAAATATTACTCTTTGGATAACATCACAAATGATAATAATGACATCAAAATTACATCTCAAAAGACTATGTATCCataatagcaataaaaaaaaaaaaaaaattgaatgctTCTCTGGGTGTTAAGTATCTTTGGTACCAGGGCTCAACAGGCCAGTTACACGTTGAGCAGGTACTCCTAGATCCCCCTTCTAAAGAATGGCATGGTAGCGAGTAGAGTACACCTGTAGAAGAACCCGTAGGCaaaggttttgaaataccaTGGACACAAGCTTAGGAATTGCACCAAGGCAACCCCTTAAGCTCATCTGCTGCGCCAGAGCCCCTTTAAGTATGTGTTTTCCATTATTCTGACCCTGATCAACCCTGATCTCCACCCATTCCTCGATTAACAGAGGCATAGTTGGTCTCCAGTGTTTGGTATAAGTGATTGGGCTGTGTTGAGCAGATGAATGGTCAATGATCTTTTGTAAGATACTAATCCTCTAGGTCTATGGTGGAAAGGGACAGATCCCGGAGATGCCTGAAGCCCATCATCAGAGACCTCTTTAATTACATTAGTTATTGTGTCACAATATTGTGTCTCAGTTTGGGACACCTCCATCAGATGTGAACATATGAGGCAGAGGCCCCCAAACATCTCCAACACCAGGCATACCTGGTAGCTTATAGGTTATATGACATTTTGGTTACAGGtctgcatttatattttttattttgttttagagctgaaacaacgaatcgataaaatcgataataatcgataacggaaatcatcgataacgatttccgttatcgattaatcgagtgatcgattcgtcgttggagcactaggctccttttacttacctccgccagcgttccccgcttctgctccacgctctgcagtctccgccttcttcaagctacgtgacgacggatgtgacgcgcgtctactatcaagttggaagtggaacaagttcgtagcggaggtaagtactctttatgtctattgtctgtgcgaatgtttatgtgcgagactgggtgcgcggcagatgtgtgtgtgtgtgtgtgtgtgtgtgtgtgtgtgtgtgtgtgcgtgtgtgcgcgcggcagagtgtgtgtgtgggtgcgcggcagagtgagtgggggggtgcgctgcacagtgagtgggggggtgcgctgcacagtgagtgggggggtgcgctgcacagtgtggggggggtgcgctgcacagtgggggggggtgcgctgcacagtggggggggtgcgctgcacagtggggggtccgcggcacagggggtggggggtccgcggcacagggggtggggggtccgcggcacagggggtggggggtccgcggcacagggggtgggggggcaggggatgcagggcaggatgtgagtgcagggcagagtggggccaggagactggatgcaggtcagagtgggggtgggagggcagggtggcagactgggtgcagagcagagtgggggttgggatgcagggcagggtgtgagactgggtgcagagtagagtgggggtgggggggcagggcagggtgtgagactgggtgcagagcagagtggggatgcagggcaggctgtgagactgggtgcagggcaggctgtgagactgggtgcagggcaggctgtgagactgggtgcagggcagggcagggtgtgagactgggtgcagggcagggtgtgagactgggtgcagggcagagtggggatgcagggcaggctgtgagactgggtgcagggcaggctgtgagactgggtgcagggcagagtgggggtggggatgcagggcagagtgagggtgggggcacagtgcaaaggggtgggggcacaatgcaaaattcttttaaataaacgaaaaatttgcatattgttttttttatccgattaatcgattaatcgaaaaaataatcggccgattaatcgattattaaaataatcgttagttgcagccctattttgttttattacattgtatgtaatatattagAAGTGACCACTTGGCTCTGTTGTTGTAGTACTTGTCCAAATATTATCTGAAAAGAGTAGCAAAAATTACGAAACAGTACCCGACACTCTATTTTCAttacaaaataccaaaaaatatgttcatgtctatacacactataataaataccttttttcaATGTTCCTGATGACTTGTCCTCTGATTTTTAtagtaattataaaaatgaGGCAAATTGAAAGCACTTTGAAATCAGGTCACAGAAGAACATTAATAAATGGCTTTTGTCTGAAAGCTCCCAAAATTAAACGTTGACGTTTACATGCTCCTATTGGCATTGTTTCAAAATGACAATTCTCTTTAACTGTCTAAAACGCTTAGCTTTTCTGGTCTAACTCAAAGGTTTTTCCCACAATGTAACACATCGAACAAGCAAGTATCACATGACTTTTTATGTCAAGCTTTCAAAACCTAGATCTTCTGATATAAGCACACATGAGACACAGCATTTTTTGGCTACAAAAGGGGGAcccacacaatattaggcaggtggtcataatgttatggctgattagTGTATCTTATAATCACTGTCCTTGCCTTTCTTTGTAaggaatttgcatattttttctgaataaattttttatttcagtttatatttttttaaacaaatgggaAAGGAGATCAGAAGACAAGCACATCAAAAGATGTAAATACcataaacagtatttttttactttttttcaagCAAATTGTGCATAGTATCTGATATACTGTAGGCAAACATTTAACCCCGtaaaagcatttatttaataatgccCTATATTGACAACTAATTTtggtattattaattattaatgagGAATACAATTAACTCTTGCAATGAAATTCCTCATATTGCACAAGAATCAGAGGAGTTACTTAGTTACAGAGGGAAGTAGATACCTCTTGTTTCTCTAAGTCATATTGTTATAAAACTTTTTATGTATACTACTTGTTTAgcctttgtacagcactacagaatatgatggcgctatataaaacaatacataagaATATAGTTAATATTAAAGGAAAAAGTGCATCTTGTTATTAGGATTGTGATCAACTTCTGTTTGTTGATAtgtatactgtccctttaaggttgCACATGCATTATGCGTCTTATACTATGAGGGCAGAGGTTGCGATAAAACTATATGGATGCAGTAACAGGAAGTACATAAATATAGCACAGCCAAGGGTCATGGAAAATAGAGGTCATTTCTTGCTTTACAGTGATTTTActtataaaaaggaaaccataAGGTCAAATAGATGCACTTCAAATGAAGGGATACTCTAaacagagaaataaataaataaggtatTACCAGATTCCTCAATAATGTACAAGTAGAATTGGGCTAAAAGAAGGTATTATtgcagtaaaaagaaaaataattatctttaaAAACTATTAGACCAcgttaattatatatgtatctcacacatacatatctcATACAGTATCCCTGATACCCCAACTATAGAAGAATACATACTTAAATAAATAGTAGTGTTCTTTTTtctgaaacaaacaagaaaaaaaaaacgggacaCATATCCTGCTGAGAATTTaggggggaaaggggcaaatgcatatgaagCGCTCTGCCATATCCCCTCCATGCAACTTGGACAACACATATTTtcaagggaccacacagctatcatttgCCTTAAAGTGTATACTCCAACCATCATATTCATTTTAGTGCATATAATACCAGCGTGTCACCTTTGTATCAGCATTTTTTGCACGCAAAGGCTTATAGCGATTCATGACatacactgtccctttaagggtaCATTTGCTCTTTTGGACAGACAGCACAGCGTGAGATCAGACTTTTGTTCAGTGATTCAGAGCTGAAATCATAAATCCTGGATAATATGGAGGCTTCATTACATCAGCCCTCCAGTTTCTGCTTTTGCCAAAACGTCCGAAAATCTGAATAAACTGTTTTAGTGGAATGACACATTTCCAGTCTAGTTCTACTATGCTTAGAAAATGCACAATATGTAAAGTCTTCTGATCTGTTCAGTCGTTGCAGTACGATTTTGTGCAATGCATCAATTTCAATATGAGACCTTCTGAAATACTTGTAGCGAGATACAAGTATGATGACTATTTAAGGCTTTCCTCATTCCTCCATGTACAACAGTCTTGTATTTCCAGCTTTCTACAGACTGTTGCTGTAGTTGAAATAATCCTTTTAGTTGTAGAAGTGGTCATGTATCTCCCTTTCATCATTGTATCAAAATAACAAACCATAGCGAATCTCTATAATTATTGCAAAAGCAGTACACccacttttaaaatgttatgacAAGCAGCATAACTGAATGGGCAGCCCTTCTCTTGGTCTAGAGAGGCAGTTGGGAGATATGTCTTTAGCAGCTTCCTACTTGTTTGCATATGCACACATCATATCAATGTAACGGCTGGCATGGAGCTGGAGAGGCACAGAGACTGACGCAGATCCCCCCACTATATATTAGGAACAAACTAAGAGCACACTTGCCCCTGTATGCCTGCACAACCCTTGTAATTTGTGTAGTTTCATCAATTGACCAAAACAATCCCCTTGTAAGTGGTGTCATAGGTGGTCACATTATAGTACCTACGATTTTATtccttgtattttatttaattacactGGCATAATAAGCATCATCTGAAAGCTGTGACCAATAATTGAAAAACCAGACATCTAAGTTTTTGAGTCATTTCCATACATCCAGTGGTTAATCTTCCTCTTAATGGATTAACATTCATTGCGCGTCTGCCACCCACTCAAGACATTGGGTAGTGTATTAAAAACAGCAAAATCTTCACACTGTTTCATTCTAATTTAACATCACATACACTATTGATATTAACTGGGAATTAATTAGCCCCATACATAATTTGACATGAATCCCCCGCATTTACCCTACACATCATCTCCCAACTTTccaattaatatgtatatataactttACTTAAAGTttaatttgggggggggagcaaatgataaaacatttgttaatatgttttttttcttttaactttgATTATCCTCATGTACCTATATCCGTGATGCAATTTAATTTCAAGGATTAAGCAATGTGAGCAACATTCAGATTTAGGTAAAGCCTTACCTTTTGCAGCTTGACAGGGCTGGCAGTGGTTACAGTCATAGCATAGCTAGTAGCCAGTAGCTGTCCCTCGGTTCTGCCGGTGTATCCTGTTAATCTGGATGATTTTTCTACCACGGCATCACGGAATGTTTTCCGCTCTGGACTTTTCAGAAGGAGAGGTGTTTTCACCACAGTGGGCTTACACACTTCTACTTTCCACCAGACCCTCTCCTCCTTTATACCTGACTGGTGATCCATGGCATTCCAACTACTTGAAACATAACGGTGACAGGAGGACGGAGAAGAATTAGTACACGAAATAACTTTACTTGGCTCTGGGGCAGCTTTGTGGTTGTCATCCGCAACTTCTTCTTTCAGTTTTTTACCCATGTCGTAGAGGAGGGGCTTATCAGTGGATTTGACAAGTGGCACAACATACGCACAGGCAGCACTAGGGTATCCCTTTTTGCAATTGTTTAAATGTGAGAATGCAGTATCGGTAGGGAGGAGCGCAGAGCTTGTCTGTGTCGCAATGTCACTACAGGGAGGCTGTGTGTTTCTCTGATAACAACTTGGATTTTTCTTCACATATTTTCCCCTTGAAGCCCTTAAATCACAGCAAGATGGTTGTAGACGTTCTGTCCCAGGGTTACACCATCCATCCACAGGATAAGCTTGTCTATCTATGTTACATATACTTGGTTGGGACTTTGAGCCTCCACAGGCGGACTGAGTGTATCCTCTCTCTATATAAGCTGCATCCTTTTTGGCATGATTGCCTGCTTGTCTTGTGAAGTCACCACACTTGGGTTGTGTACCTTGTGTCCCAGCACACGTTCTTGTTTCACACGGTTGTGACGTTATGTTGCCACAGGCAAACCGTGCATTTCCTCTGCCAGGATAAGCTGTTCCCTGGTTGTTATATGCTCCTGTATGTCTAATAAAGTTGCAGCAGATAGGCTGTGTTTTTTCATTCCCAAGAATAGCAGGCCCTTTTGTATAATATGCCCCAGATTGTGGCTTCAAGTTGCTGCACACAGGCTGCGTGTCTTCTCTTCCAGGGGAATCTGGCCTCTGTGTGTCACATGCTGCTCTACTCACAGCAAATAAAGTTCTTGGCTCTGCCAAACTGTACGCCTTCTGCGAACGCTCAGCACATTTGCTTGGTGACTGCAGCTGGATGAAGAGGAAGGAAGTTTTCATCTGTTTTAGATCTGCCATTTCCTCAGCTTGAATTTGTCAAAACTCAGTTATATATCCAGTTGTGGAAAGATATTTGTTCATCTTGAGGGGCATCCTGAAAACTTCATCTTCTGCTCAATGCACACCTGGAATGGGAGTTAAGTTAAAAAGTTtattaatattgcatatttctccttttcttttttttacgttAGCAtgaattaattttgtatatttcataTGACCCTACATTTAGAACAGGCATATTAGTATTTATATACTACTCTGAGTGTGGACAGGTTGAATCAGTTTCACATGTACAGGTGGCAGGCACCACTCAATAGGGCAAGCTACACTATATGACCTAAAGTATGGTACACCCCtactaattattgagtttaggtgattcatccacacccattgctaagaGGTGTATAAAAACAAGCATATACACATGCTATCATCATAGACAAATATTCAAAGTAGATTGGGCCATACTGAAGagttcagtgactttaaacatagtgctgtcataggatgccatctttgccacaagtcagtttgcaAAATTTCTTACCTGCTAGACCTGCCCCATTCCACTGTGAGCAGGAGCAACAACAGCTCCGGCAGGAAGGGGTAGACTACACTTACAGACCTGCTCTGGAGTGCTGATGCACGTAACACTTATCAATCACCTGTCTATAGTAGCATCCCTCACAACATAATTCCAAACAGCGCTGTAAGTGAGGAGTTTATTGAAATGGCTTACCTTTTCCAAACAGCtacacacaagccaaagatcactatgtacaatgccaagcgtcaaCTAGACTCTATAGCAGTGTTAATGTTCTCTGTagtgatgaatcacacttcactatctggaagtatGATAATGAATACCTACCTGCAGAACACCACCTAATGGAATGCATAGCTCccactgtaaagtttggtgggggAGGGATAATAGACTGGGGTTGTTTTTCATGGTTTGGAGTAGGCCCCTTATTTCCAGTGAAGAATAATGTAACTGCTTtagtatacaaatatattttagacaattgtatacttccaactttgtggcaccagatTGGATAAGGTCTTTCTTCTGTTCTAGCATGACTGTGCTActgcacacaaagcaaggtccataaagacatggtttgatgagtttggtttGGACAGAGCCCTGAATTTAACCCCAAAGAAcatgatttgtatgaattggaatgctgattgtgagccaggcatTCGTGTCTAACATTAgttcctgacctcacaaatgctcttttggcttaATGGGcacaaaatattgtggaaacaATTCACAGAAGAGTGGAGactattatagctgcaaaggaggtgtcaactccatattaaagcccatggttttggaatgggatgtccatgtTTAGGTGCCACATACTGTTATTcccatcattattattagtacaaCTTAATATAAAGTCTTTTACCCCATAATTTTGCTTTTGAAATGTCCCTGCTGGTCAGTCTATTAATTGCCATGGTAGAAGCATCacttacaaaacatttttacacataACCACACTATTTTTTAGACCAAAGAATTTggtttatgtatatgttttagcAGGACCAGTCCTAGACCAAAGAGAACCACAGTGAAGGAGCCTCTTTGTTGCAGTACGTCAAAGCACTCCATATGTCAGTGCCTACCTGTTCAGGCATGGTGTCAACATCTGCATATAGTATCTGCCAGAAGATACTATTATATTGACAACATTACATTGACTGTAGTTGCAACATAAACATAGATGAAAGACAGAGACTGGAAAAGTTCATgaagtgtatattatatattatgtgtatgaaGCAACTCTGacaattttctgtttttactgTTGTTTGAAGTTGTATGTGTAACAAAAGCCGTTTGGGTTTTTGGCTCTTAAGACTTCctcttattttactttttgattAATTCTGCCCTGTCCTTAATCCATGTATATATGCAAGATTATttaattcaaataatttttttttagtttttaagagATCACCCACAAATATAAGCAGAAAAATATTACCAAAACAACTTTAAAGGGGAACCCCATCAAACAAATATTAATGTACTAGTATGAGATAAAAAGTTTCAGATGTACTGCATAGTCTGACTAATGAAAATCTATGCAAGACAGAATTTCTTTGTACAAGCAGAACTTCTTTACAACtgtcataaagaatcagctcagagTATTGTTTGAGCAGTGAAAATCAAAaggcaaaatatcacatgactgacaacaatgggagcctccaggtctgcagactAAGTTAAGCAAAGAAgagcaaaattagataaaaccattTTGTATCATCAAACTCCACAATTTTGCAAATTAATCATCATTAGACATGTGaaagtgttgttttttctttacaatcGTTGTCAGAAAAGGCCAATGGCAATGGGCCAAGGTCAGTGCAACAAAGACCAGTAACATACTGTcatacacaaaaacataatttttccaTGGATGAAAAGCATAAATAACGGTATCATAtgttcattttgtgtttatttttttctattgcagCTTTTCCTTTTCACTATCATTTTAAGAAGCTTATTGTATGTACAAGATCAAAACTGTCTGGTATGGAATTTTGTGCTGTACAATCTAAAACATGACAAAGCAATAATCATCCAACAAGTACTAAGTTTTATGCAAAAGTGACTCCAGAAATATCTTAACTACATTTAGAATGAACGTTTCAGCTTTTAGTATTACTACTGAAAATCAGGTAGCTGATTGCCTGAATCAAGTTACCAATTACAAATGCAGGACACTTAAATGGAGGGCATTTTTTCCAGTAAGCAATAATTGCACTGTATTTCATTGTAGGCTTCCTGTAGACTTTATTTTCAGGACTTAATATGACCAAGCTTCTCACTAGGTTCGCTTTTAACCATAACCTCCACTTTGTGTAGTTGTTCTTTACAGATAGCGCTTTGTGGCCTGATGCTTTAATCCTATACTTTCCCTTGGGAAGCAGGTCACTGTCCCTCTATGTGATGCCATCGGGCACTCACTTCCCATTGTGGGCCCAGCCATTTGCGCCTGCCCTGCATGAAGAATCTGTAGTGGGCAACTGGGCCCGTGTTAAGAATTCAAAAAtgccggtgtgtgtgtatgttgggggGTGCTTAATTGGTCCTGGCACAACCAATAATGGTAAattagaaatattattaaaatcccctGTAAGGttccaaaaacacatacaaacgaGCACTAAAAGCCTTGTTTACCTTCATCCGTGCAGACGTAGAATCTGTCGTACAGCTTTCTACTTGCTAAAAATATTATAGCTAATAATACACCATGGACATACTGCTCAGTGTTTCTAAATTTGATACCTAAAGCAGGGAGCCCAAGATCTAGGCCTTGgtttttgggcttttttttattctgtgtatAAAGCTTTGAAGAATAAAGTCTAAATTTGAACCCCCCATGTTTTCTTAAAACTTCTTAGAATTtcattaaatgtgaaaaatggtGAAAAAGATATTCCAATTCATAACGTTtgtccaaaaaaagaaatgtttggcTTTAGTATTAAtacttgtatgtatatttaaactttACAGTGAAACAATACAGAACCATACAATCCTGACTATGATTAATGGTCACAGTCGAGGATGACAGGGGGACATGAGGTGGTGAAATGGAAGTGCAAAACCTCTCAGGGTTGATGGTCCTAATCCCAAGGTTCTGAGGTAATAGCTTACACAGTTTTAAATGGGTATACTAATGGACATGTACAGACAACCAGTTACTTATCCAGGCCTAGGCAGACTATTCCTAATGCTGGGGGGGGGCGACAATCCCTTACTGCAAAACCGAACGGGTAAATCGTCCTCTTGCACGATCAGGCCCCCAGGTGTGCTGCTACTCAAAGGGACAGCTACAGGGGATCTCTgatggcacagcctccataaacTGCAGAGACATGCTGGGGATTCTGATGAGACCTCCTGCAGCTGATCAAACATACTGTGACCAGGAATGTAAGGCTAAAGAGGGTGCAAAGTTTATtcagaaaaagaaacacaaactcTGACATCATAGGATACAATTTAGTTACATTTTATGACATTAAAGTTACCCTGGGTGTATCTCTAATCATATTCACTGCTCTCTGAACAAGATAgtatttggagaccagccccatacaGTTTATGTCacggtcgagctcttatacccacacgcaccccttatataTACCCGAGTCAcgctatttgccatacaaataactataaaacacattctttgtatcacattatttgtattaaaatgccagaaagcacaaGTGTTAAAAgaccctaataaattaaatacattagacataatggaatcaaaacattttagatgaaaaagttccattttactcagtggaacaaaacactgatcacattattcttcacgatattcttgtaagaaacttttatttctttattaattcatgtaaacaattttttcatatttaagaaaagctgtgattgaaaaaaaaattgttttggtttttatttccttttatctgccaacttgcccccccagttatgtacatctgcccccaggcttgccactctgcccccagaaatgccttataccccctatatgccactctgcctccctgatatgccttataccctcctatatgccactctgccccatgatatgccttttaaccccctttatgccactctgcctccagaaatgccttttgaccccctatatgccactctgcctccagaaatgccttatacccctatatgccattttttcaatttttatgaTACACATTAAGTATTTTCATGATTCGTGTTACATCATTATTTTAGATGTATTATTTCATGAGTATTGTACTTGTTGAATGAGCATAGTCCCAGAGGAAAAGCTCAATATCAGAACTGTACAAAAATGAAGCACTTCAGGAAGGAAACcagctaatgaaaaaatatacaggAAGAGCAATTTATCCTAATTTGTTCTGCTAAGGCTCAAGGCCATTACCATCTGATCTTGTGTCTAAATTCTAGGTCAAGCTACCGGTAAATGTTATAGGATAAGTAGTAAGGTAAAATGATTaatcaaacaaaaacaataatcaaatgaatattttatcaaaaaaagaacaaatgagAAAACACTCAcagtgagagagaaagaaagagatcaAGTGAAAGTGTGAAAGAGCTACATAGGGAAACTATGAGAGAAGGAAAGTGAAACCAAGAGACCaagagagaaagcaaaaaaaggagAGGGGAATGGCAAGAATTAGAAACAAACTTGATAGATTATAacctcgtttgagcagggccctcctcacctgtcgtttatttaaatcaaaacgttatgttatatactacttgttatgtcctgtctacccattgtacagctctatggaatatgatggcgctatataaaataaataatagtaataaaatgaaagaggagatgcaaaatgggaaaaagagaggaaacagtagatgaagagaaaaaagagcaACAAAGGAATTGTGAGAGTGAAAAGAAGTGAAATTGGGAGAAAAGAGAAACTGAAATAGGTAAAGTCTATGAAGAAAGAAGCCTTTAATCAGGTTTCCTTTTCAGGCATAGGAGATCTCCATATGTGTCTCCATTCCCCGTTCTTTTGTGGTCAGCCTCACAGATTGCAATTTGCTGTGAAAGGTTAGAGGAAGAGCGTTGTTTTTTCAAAAGGGAGGCGCGTCGAATAAATATCCCTCTTATAAGACATTTGTGTGCCTCCCACAATGCTGATTCTTCCACACCACATTCAGGATTGTCCAGGAAATAGTTCCCCAGGTGAGACTTTGACTTGCTAAGTACAAAATTTTTCACCAAGAACGACTCATTAAGTCTCCATGACGTCTCGGTGGGACGGAACAGTGGAGCCCTCAATCTGAACGATACAGGCGCATTATCTAGATTAATTCCAGGTGGTAGTGTTCCAGGAGAAAAAGATCAATCCTAGAATAGGATTCATGGAGACCAAAGTCACATGTATAATCCCTTTCCCCTGGGTGTGATGCCCTCCAACAATCTGCCAATCTGTGAAGACGCAGCAGGGAGTTAAATCTGCAGATTAGAGAAGAGGGGATGCAAGAGACGCCCGAGTATGTGTCTGCTCGGTTGGGTGGAACATTAAAGTTCCCTCCCAGAAGGAGAATTCTATGTTCAAAAGGTGCTAGAGAGTGTAGAGTAGATGCCAGAACTGTACTCTGGCCCCTGTTGGGTAAGTATACATTGGCTAACGTGCATGCCTGGTTTGTAATATTCTCCCTGACAAATAACAACCTACCCCTCAAGTCACTTTTTTCCTCCTGAGGAATAAAATCCTTTAGATTTGGCCTCTGTAATGTTGCTATAAAAAATCTGCAGGAATGCCCGGTCTCCTGTACAAAGATTTTGTTTATGAAATACACCCACTGCTCTGAATCTGTTCTCCAGAGGGTTAAGACTTTGGGCATTAAGGGTCAAAACCATCA
The DNA window shown above is from Spea bombifrons isolate aSpeBom1 chromosome 1, aSpeBom1.2.pri, whole genome shotgun sequence and carries:
- the LOC128493243 gene encoding uncharacterized protein LOC128493243, coding for MADLKQMKTSFLFIQLQSPSKCAERSQKAYSLAEPRTLFAVSRAACDTQRPDSPGREDTQPVCSNLKPQSGAYYTKGPAILGNEKTQPICCNFIRHTGAYNNQGTAYPGRGNARFACGNITSQPCETRTCAGTQGTQPKCGDFTRQAGNHAKKDAAYIERGYTQSACGGSKSQPSICNIDRQAYPVDGWCNPGTERLQPSCCDLRASRGKYVKKNPSCYQRNTQPPCSDIATQTSSALLPTDTAFSHLNNCKKGYPSAACAYVVPLVKSTDKPLLYDMGKKLKEEVADDNHKAAPEPSKVISCTNSSPSSCHRYVSSSWNAMDHQSGIKEERVWWKVEVCKPTVVKTPLLLKSPERKTFRDAVVEKSSRLTGYTGRTEGQLLATSYAMTVTTASPVKLQKAERYVWVSSTSAHSQNVAKAKYQFLFGEPMESTRDNASEVDDPGNTRLLPQAASVTNEFPEYGTTEHRENDCLGTGYLSEPTPCLGELKEPVMEKENLSVKSEPCEKENQKSQMEHFISDCVDTNGSSKPFMSSGETEPKVWPDDDSSRGQPSVHEGNTLDSSKANHSLFDQVKDLVVPSQEKVSQPLITAMVPTERKSYLYVEKELAAISEEETISLSESSLSQITEIVDFPKSQHSNIPVSDSNIPMGDVSPILRNGARNNTFGSFQVESTENAAIPSGDVSMVHLETEVSGKPFSSTMDGLQKDSLLSTDTSTVSGVVLRHFMSSME